AGTGCAGGCTCGAACGGAAGTATCAGTCCGACACCAACTGCGATAGTGAACTACGGCGGAAGTCAGACATTTACAATTACACCAAGTACCGGTTATCATGTTGACAGCTTGATAGTCGATGGAGTGAAGGTAACATCGGCAACGAGTTATCAGTTCACGAATGTAACTGCAGATCATACGATAAGAGTGACATTCGCGGTTACCCTCATTGATGGATACCGATCTTTTTGCGCAGATAGTTTGGCGTTGACAAAAGACAATAAAGGGAAAGCTGGATTACTTGTTAAAAGGAAACCAGTACGAGCGCAATTTTCATTCGAACTTTCATCTCAATCAGAAGATATAACAGGATTATATATCGAATTCAGCAGCGGTATTGAGATAGCGTATCCTCTCATAACCAATCCGCCATCTCAGGGTGCAGCCGTTGATACGAGGTCGAAGAAGTGGGATTTTATATTCAATCCTCCGCTAACAGCCGGACAGATTGTAACAATCTCAGGATATAGTAGAGAAGGAAAATTCCAGAAAGTTGTTAAATATTTCTGGAAAAAATATGGTTTACGAGAGGGAGACATAGTAAAGTATCCAACTGCGATGGTGAATAATTTGAAATTACCGATGCCTAACAGGGTGAATGTTTTAGCGGAAGCATTTTTGCAAGGTGGATTCTCATCAACGGATGGAATGATAATCGGTCAAAACCGTAAAATGGGGCAGGACAGTTCAAAATATTATGCCTGGTATCAAGCGGTAAAATATGGAGATGTTGTAAAAACCTTATATGCATCTCGAGTTGCAAAGATGCATACGGGTATTCCCAAAGGTTTCGATCAATTTAACAATAATCAGATAATGAAAAGCAAACAAAAAATGCTTTCCCCGACAAAATATGATAATGTTTTACTAGCAGATATGATTGCGCTTAAGCTAAGTATCGTATCCAGTGCGATGAGGAAAACCCCTCTCGGATTCGGAGAATTGATATACGAAAATCCCGATGATAGTACAAATCCATATAATGGTAAAATGGTTAAGGAGCTCGCAGCAATAGGGGATTCCTTAATGATGGGTTATTATGAAAATGGAACGCATCTATTTGCCGATGCCAGTGTTTACAATCTTTTCGATGGAACAATTAAAAGCATAAATCTTGCTTTCGAAGGAAAAATAGATACATCGTCGTTCGCTGATTCATTAATTTTGACGGCAACAAATTTACTTGCAGATGTCCCATTTCTCAGAAAAGATTCTTCGATAGTTCCGGCAATAATTATTCCGATTAACAATCTGACAGA
This genomic interval from Ignavibacteriales bacterium contains the following:
- a CDS encoding T9SS type A sorting domain-containing protein, which encodes SAGSNGSISPTPTAIVNYGGSQTFTITPSTGYHVDSLIVDGVKVTSATSYQFTNVTADHTIRVTFAVTLIDGYRSFCADSLALTKDNKGKAGLLVKRKPVRAQFSFELSSQSEDITGLYIEFSSGIEIAYPLITNPPSQGAAVDTRSKKWDFIFNPPLTAGQIVTISGYSREGKFQKVVKYFWKKYGLREGDIVKYPTAMVNNLKLPMPNRVNVLAEAFLQGGFSSTDGMIIGQNRKMGQDSSKYYAWYQAVKYGDVVKTLYASRVAKMHTGIPKGFDQFNNNQIMKSKQKMLSPTKYDNVLLADMIALKLSIVSSAMRKTPLGFGELIYENPDDSTNPYNGKMVKELAAIGDSLMMGYYENGTHLFADASVYNLFDGTIKSINLAFEGKIDTSSFADSLILTATNLLADVPFLRKDSSIVPAIIIPINNLTEEIPESFELCQNYPNPFNPVTTIEFHLPVQSNVTLNLFNIVGQQVATVIDNEILDEGTHQLDYYPDNLSSGVYFYRITAIGVQEDDGSKQDAKYTSVKKMILMK